One region of Rana temporaria chromosome 9, aRanTem1.1, whole genome shotgun sequence genomic DNA includes:
- the LOC120914567 gene encoding uncharacterized protein LOC120914567 codes for LSRIDVGWLGFYLSTHPTPSLAIFLVHGFTEGFHTGLITLPLTSHECKNLQSAAIDTQAIDSLLQSEVDKGFVIGPFPKSPFPVWRVSPIGLVKGKFTNKVRLVYDLSAPHCSHIPSLNSLIPSAQFSLKYASVDLAIQTIISIGPGAWLSKADISDAFKLLPIKPSLWRWHGIKWREAYYFATKLTFGSKSSPWLFNVFAQALTWILSHQAHCHSVIHYLDDFLLIEQPGTSPTDLDKLRVVFNNLNVPLAEHKVEGPAHSITFLGINLDTQAMQASLPLDKLTRIRATIHDFTQSQGCTRRQLQSLLGMMNFAMRIIPQGRSFISRLLVFLTPAQDPDRILKLDQAAVSDLAMWDEFLTSWNGISMFIPALLDESPQVVTDAAASTGFAAIFGRHWFAEPWPPEILLIPGFTQSSSLFELYPVVAAAQLWGHTWTNQTVLFTTDNQATADIINKGRSRSLHIMSFLRRLVQLSLCHHFNFVCRHIPGKLNTAADALSRFNLTLFFQQEPGADPMSTPVPPWSLLTMD; via the coding sequence CTAAGCCGAATAGATGTTGGCTGGCTAGGCTTCTACCTCTCTACTCACCCCACTCCTTCACTGGCCATATTTCTGGTGCACGGCTTCACAGAAGGCTTCCACACTGGCCTCATTACCTTACCCCTCACCTCACACGAGTGCAAGAACCTCCAGTCAGCAGCCATCGACACGCAAGCAATCGACTCCTTACTACAGTCAGAAGTGGATAAAGGCTTTGTTATTGGCCCCTTCCCAAAGTCTCCTTTCCCAGTCTGGAGAGTTAGCCCTATTGGGCTTGTCAAGGGCAAGTTCACTAATAAAGTCCGCTTGGTGTACGACTTGTCTGCGCCTCATTGCTCCCACATCCCCAGCCTGAACTCCCTAATCCCCTCTGCACAGTTTTCCCTCAAGTACGCCTCAGTGGACCTGGCCATCCAAACAATCATCTCAATAGGCCCCGGAGCCTGGCTATCCAAAGCGGATATATCTGACGCGTTCAAGCTCCTTCCCATTAAGCCGTCCCTCTGGCGCTGGCACGGCATCAAATGGAGAGAGGCCTACTACTTCGCCACCAAACTGACCTTTGGCTCAAAAAGTAGCCCATGGCTCTTTAATGTCTTTGCCCAGGCCCTCACATGGATACTGTCCCACCAGGCCCACTGTCACTCAGTCATCCACTACCTTGATGATTTCCTGCTCATTGAGCaaccaggtacatcccccactgATCTAGACAAATTAAGGGTGGTCTTCAACAACCTAAATGTGCCCCTAGCCGAGCACAAAGTAGAAGGACCAGCACATTCCATCACCTTCCTAGGTATCAACCTAGACACACAAGCCATGCAAGCGAGCCTGCCTCTTGACAAATTAACTCGCATCAGGGCTACTATCCACGACTTCACTCAGTCGCAAGGATGTACCAGGAGACAGTTACAGTCCTTACTAGGGATGATGAATTTTGCTATGAGGATTATCCCTCAAGGACGGTCCTTCATATCACGACTCTTAGTCTTTCTCACGCCAGCACAAGACCCAGACCGAATCCTCAAGCTAGATCAGGCAGCAGTATCAGACTTGGCCATGTGGGATGAATTCCTCACTAGCTGGAATGGCATCTCAATGTTCATCCCAGCTCTTTTAGACGAGTCTCCACAGGTGGTCACCGATGCCGCAGCCTCCACCGGCTTTGCGGCCATATTTGGCCGTCACTGGTTCGCCgaaccttggcccccagaaatcctCCTAATCCCAGGCTTCACCCAGTCGTCATCTCTCTTCGAGCTTTACCCGGTCGTTGCAGCTGCCCAGCTCTGGGGCCACACGTGGACAAATCAAACAGTGCTTTTTACCACGGACAACCAGGCCACAGCTGACATAATTAACAAGGGCAGATCCCGATCTCTCCATATTATGTCCTTCCTGCGTAGGCTCGTGCAGCTGTCTCTCTGCCACCACTTTAATTTTGTTTGTAGACATATTCCAGGCAAACTCAATACCGCTGCTGATGCACTGTCCCGTTTCAACCTCACCTTGTTTTTTCAGCaggagcctggagccgacccaatgTCCACCCCTGTCCCACCCTGGTCGTTGCTAACGATGGATTAA